From Dictyoglomus sp., one genomic window encodes:
- a CDS encoding zinc-dependent alcohol dehydrogenase family protein, with amino-acid sequence MLGAMLDETGKLVLRECPKPFIKPSEVLIKVLAAGICGTDLHIFSGKGYGKPNIIRGHEFSGKIVEIGSEVKGFKIGDLVAIDPNISCGNCYFCRRGEIHLCENLKALGVDLDGGFSDYCAVPYDKLYKLPAGVSPEEGAMMEPCACALHGIEKIKIKPGDTVLVIGGGALGLILLQLAYIYGASKVFLSEPVKEKREIAESFFAHTFDPQKEDVASEIKKLTGVGVDIAIEAVGRADTVELAINSVRRGGKVLIFGVADKKEILNISPFDIYYKEITLMGSFVNPYTNSRALELIANKRIDVKRIISHKFPLKEIHKAVETGLSGKALRILIVWEDSE; translated from the coding sequence ATGTTAGGAGCTATGTTAGATGAAACTGGCAAATTAGTATTAAGAGAATGTCCTAAGCCTTTTATAAAACCTTCTGAGGTCCTTATAAAAGTATTAGCAGCGGGAATATGTGGTACGGATTTGCACATATTTTCAGGAAAAGGTTATGGAAAGCCTAATATAATAAGAGGACATGAATTTTCGGGAAAGATAGTGGAAATAGGTTCTGAAGTTAAAGGTTTTAAAATTGGTGATCTTGTGGCTATTGATCCCAATATATCCTGTGGAAACTGCTATTTTTGCAGAAGAGGAGAGATTCATCTTTGTGAGAATTTAAAAGCTTTAGGAGTAGACCTTGATGGAGGATTTTCCGATTACTGTGCTGTTCCCTATGACAAACTTTATAAGCTTCCTGCTGGAGTTTCACCCGAAGAAGGAGCAATGATGGAACCTTGTGCCTGTGCCTTGCATGGTATAGAAAAGATTAAGATAAAGCCAGGAGATACAGTCTTAGTAATTGGGGGAGGAGCCTTAGGATTGATTCTTCTACAACTTGCATATATATATGGGGCATCAAAGGTTTTTCTATCGGAACCTGTCAAGGAAAAAAGAGAAATAGCAGAATCCTTTTTTGCTCATACCTTTGATCCTCAAAAAGAGGATGTCGCATCAGAAATTAAAAAGTTAACAGGAGTTGGAGTAGATATCGCCATAGAAGCTGTGGGAAGAGCAGATACTGTTGAGCTTGCCATAAATAGTGTAAGAAGAGGAGGAAAAGTCTTAATTTTTGGTGTTGCAGATAAGAAAGAAATTCTGAATATCTCTCCCTTTGATATATATTATAAAGAAATAACTTTGATGGGTTCTTTTGTAAACCCTTATACCAATAGCAGAGCCTTAGAATTAATTGCCAATAAGAGAATTGACGTAAAAAGAATAATTTCCCATAAATTTCCTTTAAAGGAGATTCATAAAGCAGTAGAAACGGGATTATCAGGAAAGGCTTTAAGGATTTTAATTGTTTGGGAGGATTCTGAATGA
- a CDS encoding VOC family protein, giving the protein MIKGIGHIALEVSDLEKSLNFYEKVLGFKKLFNLEKDGKLILVYLKIAEDQYLELFPKKEIVQKENQNFMHICLITDNIFETVEKIKSKGWHIDIEPSLGIDGNYQAWIRDPDGNKIEIMQMLPDSLQKRSENLC; this is encoded by the coding sequence ATGATAAAGGGAATAGGACATATTGCCCTTGAGGTATCAGATCTTGAAAAATCCTTAAACTTCTATGAAAAAGTTTTAGGATTTAAAAAGCTTTTTAATTTAGAAAAAGATGGTAAGCTTATTCTTGTATATTTAAAGATTGCAGAAGATCAATATCTAGAACTTTTTCCCAAGAAAGAGATTGTTCAAAAAGAAAATCAAAACTTTATGCATATTTGTCTTATTACTGATAATATTTTTGAAACCGTTGAGAAAATAAAAAGTAAAGGATGGCATATAGATATAGAACCTTCTTTAGGAATTGATGGAAATTATCAGGCATGGATAAGAGATCCCGATGGTAATAAAATTGAGATAATGCAAATGTTACCTGATTCTCTTCAGAAAAGGAGTGAAAATTTATGTTAG
- a CDS encoding MFS transporter — protein MPLSEKDYRWNFIVDSIDFALFSLGMTFGSILTLFPLFAKNLGAGNIEIGLIPAIANLGWGIPAILGAKVSEKASKKLNVVLKFTLGERLPYLFMAFISFFIVPYNPKLALYLSLLMLGIATFSMGFLGPPWMSLIEKVIHPARRGTYFAMGNGLGALMGVGGASLARYFLSNYSFPKNFGYSFLCAGIALLFSFIFLALTREEPDEDKKDDVKFSEYIKGINIVLKDGNFRNYIINRVLGALAGAYTSFIVVFALKKFSIPDKIVADFTGILLVSQGISSFLFGPIGDRWGHKITLIIGRSLSILSLILLLFGNSAFFIYIVFMLIGLIYSSFMVGDLAITLDLAPKNKKELYIGVLNLLIAPFSFLSPLIAGKISDLFGYETLFSISLLVGIFNLFFLIKKIKDPRKENSF, from the coding sequence ATGCCTTTAAGTGAAAAAGATTATCGTTGGAATTTTATTGTAGATAGTATTGATTTTGCCCTTTTTAGTTTGGGAATGACTTTTGGGTCAATTCTTACTTTATTTCCTCTATTTGCTAAAAATCTTGGAGCAGGAAATATTGAGATTGGTCTTATTCCTGCAATTGCTAATTTAGGATGGGGAATTCCTGCAATCTTAGGTGCTAAGGTTTCTGAAAAGGCATCCAAAAAATTAAATGTGGTTTTAAAATTTACTTTAGGAGAAAGACTTCCCTATTTATTTATGGCTTTTATATCCTTTTTTATAGTTCCCTATAATCCTAAGCTTGCTCTTTATCTTTCCCTTCTTATGTTAGGAATAGCAACATTCTCCATGGGATTTTTAGGGCCTCCTTGGATGAGCTTGATTGAGAAGGTTATTCATCCTGCAAGAAGAGGAACATATTTTGCAATGGGAAATGGTCTTGGAGCATTGATGGGAGTTGGTGGTGCAAGCCTAGCAAGATATTTCCTATCTAATTATTCCTTCCCGAAGAATTTTGGATATTCCTTTTTATGTGCAGGTATTGCTCTACTTTTTTCATTTATATTTTTAGCATTAACTCGAGAGGAACCCGATGAGGATAAAAAAGATGATGTAAAATTTTCTGAATATATAAAAGGAATAAATATAGTTTTAAAAGACGGAAATTTTAGAAATTATATAATAAACAGAGTATTAGGAGCTTTAGCAGGAGCATACACATCTTTTATAGTTGTATTTGCATTGAAAAAATTCTCTATTCCAGATAAGATTGTTGCTGATTTTACAGGAATACTTCTTGTATCTCAAGGAATATCCTCTTTTCTTTTTGGACCTATTGGAGATAGATGGGGACATAAGATTACCTTAATTATTGGGAGATCTCTTAGTATTCTTTCTTTAATTTTACTTCTTTTTGGAAATTCAGCTTTCTTTATATATATTGTTTTCATGTTAATTGGCTTAATATATAGCTCTTTTATGGTAGGAGATTTAGCAATTACTTTGGATTTAGCCCCAAAGAATAAAAAAGAACTATACATTGGAGTTTTAAATCTATTAATTGCTCCTTTTTCTTTTCTATCTCCACTTATTGCAGGAAAAATATCTGATCTATTTGGATATGAGACTTTATTTTCAATTTCCCTCTTAGTTGGAATCTTTAACCTTTTCTTCCTCATTAAAAAGATTAAAGACCCAAGAAAAGAAAATTCTTTTTGA
- a CDS encoding metal ABC transporter permease, protein MNFLSYSFMQRAIISGFLLSIITSIIGSYLVLKGMTFMGSGISHASFGGIALGILLGVNPLILALIFALIIVWVMPYIKRKIKLKEDVPIGIFYTSSMALGAIFLYMHKGYSVDLFSYLFGNILAITTEDILITLFFLLILILFIFRNYWKIVYIIFDSTSAQVSGINTFILEEVILSLSAVSIVLASKLIGITLISALLVIPSSIVLPWSKSLKEMIIFSSIVSFIGIISGLTLSFYFNLPSGASIILILTLLFLISVFKRK, encoded by the coding sequence ATGAATTTTCTTTCTTATTCCTTTATGCAAAGAGCCATAATTTCAGGTTTCCTTCTTTCTATAATTACTTCCATTATAGGCTCTTACTTAGTTCTTAAAGGAATGACCTTTATGGGTTCGGGAATTAGTCATGCATCTTTTGGAGGAATAGCCTTAGGAATACTTCTAGGAGTAAATCCTCTTATTTTGGCTTTGATTTTTGCATTAATTATTGTGTGGGTTATGCCTTATATAAAAAGAAAAATAAAATTAAAGGAAGATGTTCCCATAGGGATATTTTATACCTCCTCTATGGCATTGGGAGCTATTTTTCTTTATATGCATAAAGGATATTCTGTGGACTTATTTAGCTATCTTTTTGGCAATATCCTTGCAATAACTACCGAAGATATTCTAATTACCTTGTTTTTCCTTTTAATTTTAATTCTCTTTATTTTCAGAAATTACTGGAAAATTGTTTATATCATCTTTGATTCTACCTCTGCACAGGTTTCAGGAATAAATACTTTTATTCTAGAAGAGGTCATATTAAGTTTGTCCGCTGTTTCCATTGTTTTAGCAAGTAAATTAATTGGAATTACTTTAATTTCTGCATTATTGGTTATTCCCTCTTCTATTGTTCTTCCTTGGTCCAAAAGTCTTAAGGAAATGATAATTTTTTCTTCAATAGTAAGCTTTATAGGAATTATTTCTGGTCTTACCTTATCTTTTTATTTTAACCTTCCTAGTGGTGCATCAATAATTTTAATTCTTACCCTTTTGTTTTTAATATCGGTTTTTAAGAGAAAATAA
- a CDS encoding metal ABC transporter ATP-binding protein, translated as MNKIIEIENLSFGYDNTFILKDIDFIVEEGDFWGIIGPNGAGKTTLIKIILGLLRPKKGKVEVFGKAPWKLGEERKKIGYIAQRAEIESYFPIRVWDLVLLGRKVVNNWRNISKEDEEIVERALNHVEMWDYKDKLFRELSGGQQQRVLVAKALVQEPKLLVLDEPTIGVDITTQEKFYSLLQYLNKKGLTIILVSHDIGVITKRVNKLACLNRRIFLHGCPKDLRLHKTLKEIYGEEFLLLTHEGEEKQ; from the coding sequence GTGAACAAAATAATTGAAATAGAAAATTTATCCTTTGGCTATGACAATACTTTCATTTTGAAAGATATAGATTTCATTGTTGAAGAGGGAGATTTCTGGGGGATAATAGGTCCCAATGGTGCTGGAAAAACCACACTAATTAAAATAATTTTAGGACTTTTAAGACCAAAAAAAGGAAAAGTTGAAGTTTTTGGAAAAGCACCATGGAAGTTAGGAGAAGAAAGGAAAAAGATAGGATATATTGCACAAAGAGCAGAGATTGAGAGTTATTTTCCAATAAGAGTTTGGGACTTAGTATTACTTGGAAGAAAGGTTGTAAACAATTGGAGAAATATTAGTAAAGAAGATGAAGAGATTGTTGAGAGGGCTCTTAATCATGTAGAGATGTGGGATTATAAGGATAAATTATTTAGAGAGCTATCAGGGGGACAACAACAAAGAGTATTAGTAGCAAAAGCTTTAGTACAGGAACCAAAACTTCTTGTATTGGATGAGCCTACCATTGGAGTGGATATTACTACTCAAGAAAAATTCTACAGTCTTTTGCAATATCTAAATAAAAAGGGATTAACAATAATTTTAGTATCCCATGATATAGGAGTAATAACAAAGAGAGTTAATAAGTTAGCCTGTTTGAATAGAAGAATTTTCTTACATGGATGTCCCAAGGATTTGAGATTGCATAAGACCTTAAAGGAGATATATGGGGAAGAATTTCTATTGTTAACCCACGAAGGAGAAGAAAAACAATGA
- a CDS encoding metal ABC transporter substrate-binding protein — protein MKKVIILIILLIFFIESEGEIRKALVSIPPLQSLSSFIGGKYWEFLLILPKNVNPHVFEPKPETFKLVEKAELVIINGGDIDYWVENILKDKRKKLLNVSYNIKFEDNNPHIWLDPILAKKVSENIYEKLKSMDIKNKEYYYKNFKDLIKKLEELDREIKIKFSKYKKKEVIIYHPAWYYFFKRYNIKTLGIIEEGEGKEPSPRKVAEIINLIKEKKIKYILKEPYNISPVLNMISKETGAKLITLDPLGYDKDYFSMMRENIKILEMIFSEQNN, from the coding sequence ATGAAGAAAGTTATTATTTTAATTATTCTATTAATCTTTTTTATAGAAAGTGAAGGGGAAATAAGAAAGGCTTTAGTATCTATTCCTCCTTTACAAAGCTTATCCAGTTTTATAGGAGGAAAATATTGGGAATTTTTATTGATACTTCCAAAAAATGTTAATCCCCATGTTTTTGAGCCAAAACCTGAGACTTTTAAATTAGTCGAAAAAGCGGAATTGGTTATTATAAATGGAGGGGATATAGATTACTGGGTGGAAAATATTCTTAAGGATAAAAGAAAAAAACTTCTTAATGTATCTTACAACATAAAATTTGAAGATAATAATCCTCATATATGGCTCGATCCCATCCTTGCAAAAAAGGTCTCAGAAAATATCTATGAAAAACTAAAAAGCATGGATATCAAAAATAAAGAATATTACTATAAAAATTTTAAAGATCTAATAAAGAAATTAGAGGAATTAGATAGAGAAATAAAAATAAAGTTTTCAAAATATAAGAAAAAAGAAGTAATTATTTACCATCCCGCTTGGTATTACTTTTTTAAGAGATATAATATAAAAACCTTAGGAATAATCGAAGAAGGAGAAGGAAAAGAACCTTCTCCAAGAAAAGTTGCAGAAATAATTAATTTAATTAAAGAAAAAAAGATTAAATATATTCTAAAAGAACCTTATAATATATCTCCTGTTTTAAATATGATTTCCAAAGAAACAGGAGCAAAATTGATAACCTTAGACCCATTAGGTTATGACAAAGATTATTTTTCAATGATGAGAGAAAACATAAAAATATTGGAGATGATTTTTAGTGAACAAAATAATTGA
- a CDS encoding ABC transporter substrate-binding protein, whose translation MMKKLIFIFILVILTTSSSQVLTNLPRNELLIVDALHGRIMNPKDFNFWKPGFLPGNGAHQMLFDALWYHDPQTGKIINALAESPPHYDKNYRKMTVKLRKGIYWSDNKPFTADDVVFTVNYQMKNIGLVYSDYFNHYVSKVYKTDDYTVVFEFNNPSPSFHYIFTALVFSTCYIMPKHKFERIKDPLKYEFYPPVSLGPYILNKYDPSGYWWLFERREDWIRTSVGQIYGMPSPKYVLFIYYGPDEKKIMAQSRHELDLITDLTPEAWEVLRRSNPFSRVWYRDFPWAWMGDVRSRAIGMNLEKYPYNLKDVRWALTLAIDIIDIVVSGFNGILRLSPLFIGATGSLTEEYYLALEDWLKDFELENGFKPWDSNIPFKIEEHIKRKGISFEGQAREIWGIGWWRYSKEEAEKLLLKNGFRRDQKGKWLLPDGKPWKITITAPAGSEIQGTRLAFLVAEQWRRFGIDVNVETLEIVNFLTKLSLGNFDVISYWSIPSVDIYLAIPQYHSKFYKSIGRIATTQNFIRWKNKIVDEIIERLILVPPENPKSKELIMEFIKLFLEENPALIFTITIKFCAQDNYYWTNFPSSDNPYMAPVWWWGQFKFILPFIKPTGRI comes from the coding sequence ATGATGAAAAAATTAATTTTCATTTTTATTTTAGTTATACTAACCACATCCTCATCGCAAGTATTAACAAACTTGCCTCGCAACGAACTTCTAATTGTAGATGCCCTTCATGGAAGAATAATGAACCCAAAAGATTTCAATTTTTGGAAGCCTGGATTTCTTCCGGGAAATGGTGCTCATCAAATGCTATTTGATGCTCTCTGGTATCATGATCCACAGACAGGAAAAATTATCAATGCTTTAGCTGAATCTCCTCCTCATTATGATAAAAATTATAGAAAAATGACGGTAAAATTAAGAAAAGGAATCTATTGGAGTGATAATAAACCTTTTACTGCCGATGATGTGGTCTTTACTGTAAATTATCAAATGAAAAATATAGGACTAGTTTATAGTGATTATTTTAACCATTATGTATCTAAGGTATACAAAACTGACGACTACACTGTTGTTTTTGAATTTAATAATCCTTCTCCGTCTTTTCATTATATCTTCACTGCCCTTGTATTCTCTACCTGTTATATAATGCCAAAACATAAATTCGAAAGAATAAAAGATCCTTTAAAATACGAGTTTTATCCTCCTGTTTCTTTAGGTCCTTATATTCTAAATAAATATGATCCATCAGGATATTGGTGGCTCTTTGAGAGAAGAGAAGATTGGATTAGAACTAGCGTAGGACAAATCTACGGAATGCCTTCTCCTAAGTATGTTTTATTTATCTATTATGGTCCCGATGAGAAAAAAATTATGGCTCAATCAAGACATGAATTAGATCTGATTACCGATTTAACTCCCGAAGCATGGGAAGTTTTAAGAAGAAGTAATCCTTTTTCAAGGGTATGGTATAGAGATTTTCCTTGGGCATGGATGGGGGACGTAAGATCAAGAGCTATTGGAATGAATCTAGAAAAATATCCATATAATTTAAAAGATGTAAGATGGGCTTTAACCTTAGCCATTGATATTATTGATATAGTAGTTTCTGGATTTAATGGAATATTAAGATTGAGTCCCTTATTTATAGGTGCCACAGGATCTTTAACTGAAGAATATTATTTGGCTCTAGAAGATTGGTTAAAAGATTTTGAATTAGAAAATGGTTTTAAACCTTGGGATTCTAATATTCCCTTTAAAATTGAGGAACATATAAAAAGAAAGGGAATTTCTTTTGAAGGACAGGCCAGAGAAATATGGGGAATAGGTTGGTGGAGATATTCTAAAGAGGAAGCAGAAAAATTGTTATTGAAAAATGGATTTAGAAGGGATCAAAAAGGGAAATGGCTTCTTCCTGATGGAAAACCATGGAAAATTACAATTACAGCACCTGCAGGATCTGAGATTCAGGGGACAAGGTTAGCTTTTTTAGTTGCAGAACAATGGAGAAGATTTGGAATAGATGTAAATGTAGAAACCTTAGAAATAGTTAACTTTTTAACAAAGTTATCTCTAGGAAATTTTGATGTTATATCTTATTGGAGTATTCCCTCTGTAGATATATACCTTGCTATCCCTCAGTATCATTCAAAGTTTTATAAATCTATAGGAAGAATTGCTACAACTCAAAATTTCATAAGATGGAAAAACAAAATAGTAGATGAGATTATAGAGAGGTTAATTTTAGTTCCCCCTGAAAACCCAAAATCAAAGGAGCTTATTATGGAGTTTATAAAACTTTTTTTAGAGGAAAATCCTGCCCTTATATTCACTATAACTATAAAATTCTGTGCCCAGGATAATTATTACTGGACTAATTTCCCAAGCTCAGATAATCCTTATATGGCTCCTGTTTGGTGGTGGGGACAATTTAAATTTATTTTGCCCTTTATAAAACCTACAGGAAGAATATAA
- a CDS encoding L-lactate dehydrogenase: protein MSKILIVGAGLVGTSFAYSLMQRGIVEEIVLYDIDKKRALGEAMDLSHGIPFTKPVKITAGELKEAKDSDIVVITAGAKQKPGETRLQLIDRNLEIFRDLIPKIVDTGFKGIFLVVSNPVDILTYITWKLSNFPRNKVIGSGTILDSSRFAYLLSQHCNVDPRSLTAYVIGEHGDTSVAVWSLTHIGGIHISEFCPVCGKKCFNQEVMREILKEIRESAYKIIEYKGATHFAIGLALVEIVSAILRDENRILPVSSVHPEILGIKDVPLSLLSIVGRNGIKKILDIDFTEEEKKDLIISIKTIKAVLESINIEKEKILS, encoded by the coding sequence ATGAGCAAGATATTAATTGTAGGAGCAGGACTAGTAGGAACCTCCTTTGCTTATAGTCTAATGCAGAGGGGAATAGTTGAAGAAATAGTTCTCTATGATATAGATAAAAAAAGAGCATTAGGAGAAGCCATGGACCTTTCCCATGGTATTCCCTTTACGAAACCTGTAAAAATAACAGCAGGAGAACTTAAAGAAGCAAAGGATTCTGATATAGTAGTAATCACTGCAGGAGCAAAGCAAAAACCAGGAGAAACAAGACTACAACTAATAGATAGAAATTTGGAAATATTTCGAGATTTAATTCCCAAGATTGTTGATACAGGATTTAAGGGTATTTTCTTAGTAGTATCAAATCCTGTAGATATTCTTACATATATTACATGGAAGTTATCTAATTTTCCAAGAAATAAGGTTATAGGATCAGGAACAATTCTTGACAGTTCTCGCTTTGCTTATCTTCTCTCCCAACACTGCAATGTAGATCCCAGATCTTTAACAGCATATGTTATTGGAGAACATGGTGATACATCTGTTGCAGTATGGAGCTTGACCCATATAGGAGGTATACATATTTCAGAATTTTGTCCTGTCTGTGGTAAAAAGTGTTTTAACCAGGAGGTTATGAGGGAGATATTAAAGGAAATAAGAGAATCTGCATATAAAATAATTGAATATAAAGGAGCAACCCATTTTGCTATAGGATTAGCATTAGTAGAAATTGTCTCAGCAATATTAAGAGATGAGAACAGAATTCTTCCAGTATCTTCTGTTCATCCTGAAATTTTAGGAATAAAAGATGTTCCATTAAGTCTATTATCTATAGTAGGAAGAAACGGAATCAAAAAAATTTTAGATATAGACTTTACAGAAGAAGAAAAAAAGGACTTAATAATATCAATAAAAACTATTAAAGCTGTTCTTGAATCTATAAATATTGAAAAAGAGAAAATTTTGTCATAG
- a CDS encoding cation diffusion facilitator family transporter: MRFNDWFLKKIYSQKEIGRKEIGYLEGWISIIGNIILFIFKFISGIYLNSISLTADAFHSLSDVLTSIVVILGFKFGEKPADKKHPFGHGRIEQIATLIIAFMLLIIAYDLGKSSFERIIKPQKVSFNIFIVFLMFFSALFKEWMARFSIFLGNKINSSTLIADAWHHRSDAFASALVAFGLLAINYGLYIIDGIMGFFVSLLLLWVGIDLIKNSSSFLIGEAPTQEFINKIKNIVFSIPGVLDYHDISIHDYQNKKVITLHIVVDNNISAKDAHDIALKVQDSIKENIQGSQVIVHIDPKGERED, translated from the coding sequence ATGAGATTTAATGACTGGTTTTTAAAAAAAATATATTCTCAGAAAGAGATTGGAAGAAAAGAAATAGGATATTTAGAGGGTTGGATTAGTATAATTGGGAATATTATTCTCTTTATTTTTAAATTTATTTCTGGAATTTATTTAAATAGTATTTCTTTAACTGCAGATGCCTTTCATTCTTTGTCCGATGTTCTTACTTCAATAGTTGTAATATTGGGATTTAAGTTCGGAGAAAAACCTGCGGACAAAAAGCATCCCTTTGGACATGGAAGAATTGAGCAGATTGCAACCCTTATTATAGCCTTTATGCTTCTTATTATCGCTTATGACCTTGGAAAAAGTTCCTTTGAAAGGATAATAAAACCGCAGAAAGTTTCTTTTAATATTTTTATTGTATTTTTAATGTTCTTTTCCGCCTTATTTAAGGAATGGATGGCGAGATTTTCAATTTTTTTAGGTAACAAAATTAATTCCTCAACTCTTATTGCTGATGCATGGCATCATAGAAGTGATGCTTTTGCTTCAGCTTTGGTTGCCTTTGGCCTTTTAGCTATAAATTACGGTTTATATATTATAGATGGAATCATGGGTTTTTTTGTTTCCCTGCTTCTCTTATGGGTTGGTATTGATCTTATAAAAAACTCTTCAAGTTTTCTAATAGGAGAAGCACCAACTCAAGAGTTTATTAATAAAATTAAGAATATTGTTTTCTCAATTCCAGGAGTATTAGATTATCATGATATTTCAATTCATGATTATCAGAACAAAAAGGTAATAACTTTACATATAGTTGTAGATAACAATATCTCAGCAAAGGATGCCCATGATATAGCTTTGAAGGTTCAAGATTCAATAAAAGAAAATATTCAAGGCTCACAGGTTATTGTTCATATAGATCCCAAAGGAGAGAGGGAGGATTAA
- a CDS encoding DUF6485 family protein: MTECKIQKNLKNCNCTYEPCSRKGLCCECLAYHRSHGELPACYFPSDIEKTYDRSIRRFVSLYK, from the coding sequence ATGACAGAGTGTAAAATTCAAAAAAATTTAAAAAACTGTAATTGCACCTATGAGCCTTGTTCAAGAAAAGGCCTATGCTGTGAATGTTTAGCCTATCATAGAAGCCATGGAGAACTTCCTGCATGTTATTTTCCTTCTGATATAGAAAAAACATATGATAGATCAATCAGAAGATTTGTTTCTCTTTATAAATAA
- a CDS encoding radical SAM protein has product MEKEFAFQWHITNSCNLRCKHCYQEEFDREKDLSPNLLEKIIRDIIGVLKENNYSSLSINITGGEPLISPLLFPVLNILEKEDFVKDFSIITNGEYLGKMQDKLALYRKLKYLKISLEGAKEESNDYIRGRGNFNRVVEILKECKLKKVLMFTLAKYNYKEIYEMIKLTNKIGGIGLILERFIPLGKGREIIKETLGMKEWFEVCSFISEIYGLSPYSLLPYKAFYINIKDNEIYGALCNLGDESMCLMPDGIVFPCRRLPIEIGDLRKESFSNVLLRLRKFRNLLNKKNLEGICSSCNIKNCIGCRALSYALSKNLFKEDIQCFYLKL; this is encoded by the coding sequence ATGGAAAAAGAATTTGCTTTTCAATGGCATATAACTAATTCTTGTAACTTAAGATGTAAACATTGCTATCAAGAAGAATTTGATAGGGAAAAAGATCTTTCTCCAAATTTATTAGAAAAGATTATAAGAGATATAATTGGTGTTTTAAAAGAAAATAATTATTCATCCTTAAGTATAAATATCACAGGCGGAGAGCCCTTAATCTCTCCTCTTCTTTTTCCAGTTCTTAATATCCTTGAAAAAGAAGATTTTGTGAAGGATTTTAGTATTATAACCAATGGTGAATATCTTGGAAAAATGCAGGATAAATTAGCTTTGTATAGGAAATTAAAATATTTAAAAATTTCTCTTGAGGGAGCAAAGGAAGAGAGCAATGATTATATTAGAGGTAGAGGAAATTTTAATAGGGTCGTAGAAATTTTAAAGGAATGTAAATTGAAAAAGGTTCTTATGTTTACTCTTGCAAAATATAACTATAAAGAAATTTATGAAATGATAAAACTTACAAATAAAATAGGAGGAATAGGTTTAATTCTTGAAAGATTCATCCCTTTAGGAAAAGGAAGAGAAATTATAAAAGAGACCCTAGGAATGAAAGAATGGTTTGAAGTATGTAGTTTTATTTCAGAAATTTATGGTCTTTCTCCTTATAGCCTTTTACCATATAAGGCTTTTTATATAAACATAAAAGATAACGAAATTTATGGGGCATTATGTAATTTAGGAGATGAATCCATGTGTCTTATGCCTGATGGAATTGTTTTTCCTTGTAGGAGACTTCCCATAGAAATAGGAGATTTAAGGAAAGAAAGTTTTTCAAATGTTCTTTTAAGATTAAGAAAGTTTAGAAACCTTTTGAATAAAAAGAATTTAGAAGGAATATGTTCCTCTTGTAATATAAAAAATTGTATAGGTTGTAGAGCTTTGAGTTATGCTTTATCAAAGAATCTTTTTAAAGAAGATATTCAATGCTTTTATTTAAAACTATAA
- a CDS encoding ribonuclease H-like domain-containing protein, protein MEKFRAYLDIETTGLFPEFSHITVIGIFIERGDEENLIQLVDKEITIYNLLYVLKNVGIIYTYNGSRFDLPFIRSKLNLDLKSYFSHIDLMYICWRRGLYGGLKAVERRLGIERKLKDIDGRIAVELWYRYIHHNDPYALHLLLEYNKEDVINLKKLKEKLEEL, encoded by the coding sequence ATGGAAAAATTTAGAGCATATTTAGATATAGAGACTACTGGGCTTTTTCCAGAATTTTCTCATATTACTGTTATTGGTATTTTTATAGAAAGAGGAGACGAAGAAAATTTAATTCAACTTGTAGATAAAGAAATTACTATTTACAATCTTTTATATGTTTTAAAAAATGTTGGTATAATTTACACCTATAATGGCTCAAGATTTGACCTTCCCTTTATAAGATCAAAACTTAATCTTGATCTGAAAAGTTATTTTTCTCATATAGACCTTATGTATATTTGTTGGAGAAGGGGACTCTATGGAGGTCTTAAGGCTGTAGAAAGAAGGCTTGGAATTGAAAGAAAATTAAAAGATATAGATGGAAGGATAGCTGTAGAGCTTTGGTATAGGTATATTCATCATAATGATCCCTATGCTCTTCATCTTTTATTAGAATATAACAAAGAGGATGTGATAAACTTAAAAAAGTTAAAAGAGAAATTAGAAGAGTTATAG